From Bufo gargarizans isolate SCDJY-AF-19 chromosome 10, ASM1485885v1, whole genome shotgun sequence, the proteins below share one genomic window:
- the LOC122921131 gene encoding uncharacterized protein LOC122921131, with protein sequence MRRLMSSRKSHKKTKHRVCAGCRLPLPDDLHDDICDICAEKLRTPDPQPARSKLCITCLQPLSPEATSNICLDCTPQDPLAEEAKNFFSWFRENMQNLASTSGSKKERSHHHHHHSDDMSQSSAIVSQSDLSSDSDSGSEEFFLLKKDSAEKLIRRVKRCLETNDEEDLFILFSGPRKGMKASKDTLGRWIKTTISESYILDGKEPPRPLRAHSTRATSTSWAERQQVDLLDICNAASWTSSSTFVHHYRLSNGPENSAFSTAVLSAVKQSFPPL encoded by the exons ATGCGCCGCCTG atGTCGAGCCGGAAGAGCCACAAAAAGACAAAGCACCGTGTTTGTGCAGGTTGTAGATTGCCGCTTCCTGATGATTTACATGATGACATCTGTGATATCTGTGCAGAGAAGTTACGCACGCCTGATCCGCAGCCCGCAAGATCTAAGCTATGCATCACTTGTCTACAGCCTTTATCTCCAGAAGCGACATCCAATATCTGTTTGGATTGTACCCCACAGGACCCGTTAGCAGAAgaagcaaaaaattttttttcctggTTCAGAGAAAATATGCAGAATTTGGCGTCTACTTCTGGCAGTAAGAAGGAAAGaagccatcatcatcatcatcattcagaTGACATGTCTCAATCATCAGCTATTGTATCTCAatctgacctatcctcagattcAGATTCAGGTAGTGAAgaattttttctattgaaaaaggATTCAGCAGAAAAACTCATCAGACGCGTAAAGCGTTGTCTGGAAACTAATGATGAAGaagatttgttcattttattttctGGTCCGAGGAAGGGTATGAAAGCTTCAAAAGACACTCTGGGTCGTTGGATTAAAACAACCATCTCGGAGTCCTACATCTTAGATGGTAAAGAACCGCCTCGGCCGTTAAGAGCCCACTCCACGAGGGCAACCTCTACATCTTGGGCTGAAAGACAGCAAGTTGATCTCCTAGACATCTGCAATGCAGCTTCCTGGACTTCATCCTCTACGTTTGTGCATCACTACAGGCTCAGCAATGGACCCGAGAACTCAGCCTTCAGCACAGCAGTTTTGTCAGCAGTAAAACAGAGCTTTCcccccctttaa